The nucleotide sequence ATTCGAAAGGAGTGCGTCGGCGACGGCTTGCAGGGGGCAATGGAGAAACCAGTGCGGGGCCGAATGTACCACCTGGGTTTGCGAGCGTCTAGCCCCGAATAACGAAAAAGCCCCGCGATTGGCGGGGCTTTTTCAGTGGCATTCGGCGCTTAGATGTTGGCGTCGAGGAAAGCAGCCAGTTGCGACTTCGACAGCGCACCGACCTTGGTGGCTTCGACGTTGCCGTTCTTGAACAGCATCAGCGTCGGGATACCACGCACGCCGTGCTTGGCCGGGGTTTCCTGGTTTTCGTCGATGTTCAGCTTGGCGACGGTCAGCTTGCCCTTGTAGGTCTCGGCAATTTCGTCCAGGACCGGAGCGATCATCTTGCACGGACCGCACCACTCAGCCCAATAGTCCACCAGTACAGCGCCTTCGGCCTTGAGTACGTCAGCCTCGAAGCTAGCGTCGCTAACGTGTTTGATCAGATCGCTGCTCATGGAAATCTCCGGGGTTGTCAGCAAAAAAACGTGGCCCATCATAGCTGCCCTTCCCGGGTTCAGGAAGCCACTGTCGATTGAGTCTCGCTATGGCGCCGGACGCATTTGGACATGATTCAGGTCATGAGGCGGCAGGGGCGACGAAGCAGATTCCGGTGCGCAGCGCAGCGTTACGGACATGTTCCTGCATGGCTTTCTGGGCGGAGCCCGAGGCACGACGGGAAAGCGCCCGTAGGATTTTTCGATGTTCCTGCCAGGTTTCCATGGCCCGTTCCGCCCTGATGAACGGTAATTTCTGGCTCTCCAGGAAGATCTCGGCGCTGGCGGTGAGGATATTCAGCATCGCCTGGTTGCCGCCGGCCAACAGGATTCGCCGATGAAATTCGAAATCCAGCCGCGCCGCCGCGTCGAAGTCCCCTGACTTCAGCTCCCGGCGCATGGCCTCGACGTTATCACCCAGCCCATCGAGCTCATCGGGGCTCAGCGTCGCGGCCGCCATCCCGGCCGCGAAACCTTCCAGGGCATAGCGCAACTGGAAAATATCCAATGGCGAGACCTGGGCCGCGAACGGCCAGCCCGGTGTCGACTCATGGTGCGAAACCTCCGTCGACGATTGCACGAACACACCTTTGCCCGGCTGCACGCTGATCATTCCCAACGCGCTCAACGACGACAGGGCCTCGCGCAAAGACGCCCGGCTCACGCCCAGTTGCAGCGCCAGATCCCGCTGCGATGGCAACGCGTCCCCCGGACCGAAGCCTTCATCAGCGATCAGTTTGCGGATGCCTTGCAAGGCCACTTCGGGAACCGCACGGGAGATGGAATTCATGTTTTTTTCGGGCATATCAGACCAGTGAGCGGCTAGTTGTAAAGCTA is from Pseudomonas sp. B21-056 and encodes:
- the trxA gene encoding thioredoxin TrxA; this translates as MSSDLIKHVSDASFEADVLKAEGAVLVDYWAEWCGPCKMIAPVLDEIAETYKGKLTVAKLNIDENQETPAKHGVRGIPTLMLFKNGNVEATKVGALSKSQLAAFLDANI
- a CDS encoding FadR/GntR family transcriptional regulator — protein: MNSISRAVPEVALQGIRKLIADEGFGPGDALPSQRDLALQLGVSRASLREALSSLSALGMISVQPGKGVFVQSSTEVSHHESTPGWPFAAQVSPLDIFQLRYALEGFAAGMAAATLSPDELDGLGDNVEAMRRELKSGDFDAAARLDFEFHRRILLAGGNQAMLNILTASAEIFLESQKLPFIRAERAMETWQEHRKILRALSRRASGSAQKAMQEHVRNAALRTGICFVAPAAS